The Oreochromis aureus strain Israel breed Guangdong linkage group 7, ZZ_aureus, whole genome shotgun sequence region CACTTGGGGCACCTCTGTTTCCCCTTGAAAACTGCAGCGATGTGCCCATATCTTTGGCATTTATAGCACCTGAGGGGCGGCGATACATACGCTCTAACCGGAAAGCTTATGCATCCTATTTTAACTTAATCTGGCAGGAGAACCTCCTGAAATTCCAGGGGTAACTTTTGTAATTCTTCTTCGTCTATCGGTGGTATCTAGTAACGGTTTTACGTCACGTAAGTAGCACATTGATGTAGCAGCTGAGCTCAGCGGCGCCATCTACTGTAAGACGGCGGAATTACACACGTAAATGAAATAGTGACGCGTTGTGATTTAATAATTTCAAATGCAGTTATGTGTTGCAGGGTACAGTTTCCTGGAAGATGTGTAATGTGTTATTACGTGTAATTTACATGTTCTAAATTACCTGTTAAATATACTGAGATAAATTTACATAAACAAGTTTATCTTAACagtacttttaaataaaaactttgtaTAAGGTTTTATGGGATTGAATATGATGAATGTGAACGGCCTTCCTAATTTAAACAGATGAACTGGAATTTAAAGTGATCCAGTGCACAAAATGCAAGCACAATTACAGGGGTGTCTTCCTTCTCCCCACCATCACCAGCTGCTTGCCTGAGGGTCCCTCTTTCTACTTAGCTCTACAATATAAAGCCACGGGCCTCGCCAGTCAATGGCTGGACCCGCTTTTGCTTTAAGAACTGTCTTAAcgcttcatggcacagattcaataaggtgctggaaacattgccAAGATAATTTGGTCTATATCGTTACGATAGCATCAAACAGTTGGTGCAGAAATACtgactgcacatccatgatgagaATTTCTTGTTCCACCACAATCCAAAGTCAGTCCTTCTGTCTGTCCGTCCATCACAGAGGCATCAGCCTgaacagagaagcccagacaAGTCATCCAGGGAAAAATCCCCAGCCAGCTGAGAGATGCagtctctccagtgtgtcctgggtctgccccagagTAAATAGATGGTTTTGCTTTCATGTTCAGCTTTCTCTTCACCACAATGCCCACGCTGCTGGAGAGGTGGCCCAAGTCCAGACTATGGGGTGTGGATTGGTGCCACATCCCAAAATGAAAATATCCACATGTACATATATTTGAGACTAACCTGACCAGGCAATGTCTTCGCAATCCACTCTTGTTCATTTTTGACAAGCCCATTTGAATTTTAGCTTCAGTTTTCTcattcttagctgacaggagccGCATCTGGTGTGCTCTTTTGCTGCTGCAACCCATCTGCTTAAAGATTTGACATATTGTGCATTCAGACATGCTCTTCTGCAACCCTTTGTTGTAACAAGTTGTTATTTCTCTTACTGTTGTCTTCCTAACAAAGCAGTCTTATCTTAAATAACTAATTAAGTACCTTGAAAAAATTAGAACATGAAAAAAGTCATGTTATAATGTTGCATTGTATTTTATACTTTCTAAACATTCAGTTATAcatcttttttgggggggatttcAATCGTCAAAAACGGAACGGAGTGATTGAATCTGGATCTAAATTGGaggataaaatgaaataaagctaCAGTAACATCacgaacacacaaacagacgTGACGGCTGAGCTTTCTCATTTTCAGGTAGCTCGGTTCGGTCACGTACGACACCAAGATATGACCTAATTCAGGGACGACGAAATTCTTGAGTCTCAACCAGGATGTGACGTCTAAGAAACGCCCTCTGGTGGGTGGGGCCAGAGTGGGAATCAGCCAATAGACGAAAAGCACCTCTTTCACAACATTCCAATCGCTCCTgtcccatcctcctcctccgccgcctcctcctgtcctcctgTCCGCCTGACACACTACTGTGTGTGGAGCTGTGACACGTAAACTTTGTCGGTGACCGCACAGAACTCCCGCACCTGGGTCAGGGAGAGCAGAGAGACCCTCCTCCCCCCTGTCCCGAACCAGAACCCGGCATTTGTCTAACATGGAGGCGGGAGACGCTACGGCAGGTGAGGTTATTGTTGCAGTGGCACATCGTGCGGGGTTGTTGTTTATGTAATAACGTAATAACCAGTTAGACCAACATGTAGCAAATAATGTCTAAACCCGAGCCGTGTTCAGTGTGTAAATGAGAGCTGGAAGGTTTGTAACTCACGCAGGGACTCTGCGTGAGTGAGTTAATTCACTTCGTGTTTAGTACATAAAAACTCCAATTTGTGCCCTGCAGGCGCTTTTGTGCGCCGTGATGGAGATGATCAAACTGCAAAGGACCAGCACAAAGCTCCTAAACGTGAACAAACGCCCACCAGAAGCAAGATGGAGCAAATATTTGGCTTCAAGAAGGAGGACCTGACTTCCTGGCACAGCTTTGTGTCTCTCCTGAACCGCCCCACGGATCCTGCATCTCTGGGCATCTTCCGCTGCTTGTTTGGTAAATTAATCACACCTGTACAGTCTGCCTGCTGGGTATACTGACTGTCTCagacctgctgtgatgctttTGATACTTTGTGCAGGTTTGCTGATGGTCATAGACATTACACAGGAACGTGGCCTCAGTAACCTGGACTACAAGTACCTGGATGGGGCCCCCGTGTGTCGCTTTCCTCTCTTCAACTTCTTACAGCCCTTGCCACTGGACTGGATGTACCTGGTGTACGTGGTGATGTTCCTCGGTGGGTCAGGCTGAGTGTTTTTAGGTTTATTCCCGACTTGAGAGAACACCTGTTTTTGAGTCTGAGTGGatgcagtcttttttttaataggaaGCGCTCTCTGTGGGAAACACATGCCTGCATTTTTCCACttacattttttccccccaagcCAGCCGACTCTTGCAAGTTTTAAATCAATGAAAAGGTAGAGCTCACTAAAGATTGAGCAAGAAAGCAAACAGACAGCAGATACAAAGCTAGGACACATCAGCCTTATTAAAGTTATACATGTTTTTCACGTATAACCAACAAGTTTAAAAGTGTTGACTAGTAATTAGATTAAATGAGTGGAAGGGCAATTTTGCATAGATTTCTATAAAATTGGACCTCTTATCCCCCCCAGAGTAGTCGCTCAGTCTTGGCTGTTTCTTTTGGACCCAGGAGTTTGGATACaagctgcagagagagagagagagagagagacagtaaAGGAATGAAACTAGAGGCCAGATTTGCACATACGTAGCATGCAGCCCGACCACTCACCCTCAGAGTTGAGCATTTTTTGGGTTTCTGCTGTTATGAGATCCTGAAAGTCAGAAAACATCAGCCATTGCTGCTTTTAACCATTTAATAACTTAGAAGTAAGTTTaagtaactaagttactaaatACAACATAATATTCTTTTAGTGATGAATGATCCCATTAGAGTCAAAGAAAGATAAAGCGGGGTAtgcatgtggtgttgacaactttttacttttataaaattacttttcATTCACTTTTGTGCTTACAACTGTTTTATTAATGATTAGTGTCTTGATAAAGTCACTGTCACATTAACAAGTTGCCTCATTGCAGTGTCCCTCGGTTAGTCAGTCCGATCCACTGTTTGCTTGTGATGTCACTGAGCGGTGGGTCAGTCTGGTAAAAAGCCAAaagttactgtttaaaaaaaagaagctgggTCCTACATTTCCCATAATGCAACACCAGCATCTTGATTAGCCCTTGATGCCTAGTTAAACTAATCATTTCCATTTAAAATGTCGCTTTACAACAAACTTAATTGCAATGACTTCACTCTGAATTCAATGTGACAAGttcccttttaaaaaaaagtcttcacAAGCTgagtttttttaaagtttgtttccaccactggaaaaataaagtgttttgcCATCCATGAGTCAACATTTTAGCTTATTATCTACAAAATCTTGACTTACTCACTCAAACTTTGAGTAAATAACCTGATATGAAAAGcgtttttgttttcagtggggGAAACAAGCTTCCATAGAGTCAGGATAGTTAGGAGATACTATTCATGTGTAAAAACAGACTCATTAACGataagaatttatttatttttgcgaTTCTTGTTTTTGACTTAAGGCGCTTCGGGAATCATGCTCGGCTGCTTCTACCGCCTCTCCTGCCTCATGTTCCTCTCCACGTACTGGTACATCTTCTTCCTGGACAAAACCACCTGGAACAATCACTCCTACCTCTACGGCCTCATTGGATTTCAGCTCACACTCATGGATGGCAACAGATACTGGTACGGTGATGTTTAGTAATCTacctgagtgtgtgtttgtgcttgttTGTTTCTCTCATTGATGCCTGCGCGTGTGTTTTTGTAGGTCTATCGATGGACTGCGGAGACCCTCTGTACGAAATGCTCATGTGCCTCTGTGGAATTACACACTGCTGCGAGCTCAGGTTTGTTTATTTAGCTCATATATATGATACATGTTTTTCATCTTATGGATTCATAAGTCACCTAATGACATCTCTGTTGTTCCTCAAAGATATTTATAGTATACTTCATTGCTGGAGTGAAGAAGTTGGATGCTGATTGGGTGGAGGGATACTCAATGTCATACCTGGCTCACCATTGGCTGTTTGACCCCTTCAAGTAGGTATTTTTTTGAAGCCTTTACCTGTGATTTTCCCAGTACTTTGTTTCTGATCATGCCTTCCCCTCCTTTATCAGACTGATTCTTCCTGTGGAGTTAGTAAGCCTGTTGGTGGTGCATGGAGGCGGTCTCATTTTGGATCTGACCGCTGGCTATCTGCTGTTTTTTGACGTTACTCGGCCTTACGCATTTTTCTTTGTCAGCTACTTCCACTGTATGAACTCGCAGCTCTTCAGCATTGGTgagttattctttttttaaaggaatacTTTTAATTCTGTGCTGTCGTTTTACCTCCGTCTTAATCCTCCACAGGGATGTTTCCCTACACAATGCTGGCCACCAGTCCTCTCTTCTGCTACCCTGACTGGCCAAGAaatttttttgcccattttccATCATTCCTCAGGCCAGTCCTGCCCCTCACTTCACCGGGGTCCCAGCCCAGCCCTTCCTGTGTTTACGAAGAAATCCAAGGCAGTGGCACTCAGCAAAGACAGACCCCAGCTGCTGCCAAACCATCCAAATTGAGACTAAAACACAAGCTGGGAGCCATTTTTACTGTTCTTTACTTAATGGAACAGTTCTTCATGCCCTACTCCCACTTCATCACACAGGTACTAAGATCTTTGTTTCGAAATGCTTGTATAGATAACACATTCATCCATGAAGCCCTCTCTGAGTTATCTGCTGAGACCATTGGTTGCTCAATCTGTTGTCAACAGAGAGCTGAAAGCCCACTACACTCAGTGGTGAATTTGAAGTGTGAAAATGGTGATGTGATTTATGACTTtatttaaacttcttttttttgtcaaggGTTATAACAACTGGACTAATGGCCTGTACGGATATTCATGGGACATGATGGTTCACTCTCGCAGCCATCAGCATGTTAAAATCACCTACAAAGACAGGAAAACGGGTGAAACTGGATATCTGAACCCAGGGGTGAGTTAGAGGGGAAACACTGTCAGATTCGATAACGTTTGCTAtctgagctaaaaaaaaacaaaacaaaaagtagtGCTTACAGAAGtgctttgttattattaatattatgcaTTAGTTATAACTGTAATCTGtgctatttttgttttaagttgTGCTGTTTGGAATTCCTTTAATTTCTCCCGACAGTGTCTCCATCTGTATATGGATGTTTCTTTAATAAACAAAACTGCCTTTCCTTGACCTTTTTAGATTGCAGTCTTTCCTAAATTCTTGCTCTTCCAATTTACAATCTGCCTGCTGTAGGTGTTCACACAGAGCCGTCGCTGGAAGGACCACGGAGACATGCTGAAGCAGTATGCTACATGCCTCCATCAGTACCTGCCTCGCTATAACATCTCCGATCCTGAAATCTACTTTGACATCTGGGTGTCCATCAATGAACGCTTCCAGCAAAGGTACgagagctttttgttttttagccttCTGTCAAAATTGTAAAAGGATGAGGTTTAAATCTGCTCTGAATGCTTTTCTAAGGATCTTTGATCCTCGTGTGGACATTGTGAGGGCTGAATGGTCACCTTTCAAACCGAACAAATGGCTCATGCCTCTGCTGGTGGACCTCTCGCCTTGGAGGACCAAGTTCCAGGAGATCGAGGGAAGTTTGGACAATCAGACCGAGATTGTCTTTATTGCTGACTTCCCAGGTTACAAACCtcacttttacagtttttcttttggaTGAAAAAGCCATGTATGGTGTGTTGTTTTGTTCCTCATTATGTGTTATTGTTATCTTCCCTTTTTAGGTCTCCACTTGGAAAACTTTGTGAGTGAAGATTTGGGCAACACCAGCATCCAGGTGTTGCAGGGCCAGGTGAATGTAGAGATagtggaggagaagaagaactaCACTCTGCAGCCCGGTGAGCAGATAAAGGTACAGCTGCTCACCATTGTCACTGTTCATGCTTTGCTCTTTATCTTGTTTTAGTATTTACCTTACTGTGGCTTTGTGTAGGTACCTGCCGGGGCTTATCATAAGGTGTACACAGTGTCCGAGGACCCCTCTTGCTACATGTACGTCTATGTAAACACCACAGAGGCGGCACTACAGAAGAACTTCACCAAGCTGTATGAAATCCAGGAGCGTGTTCGCAATGGAACAGGTGAAGATGCTTTCAAAAATAACACATTGCATAGCATTTAGTGGATTATTTTAGGTGGTTACAGAATAGTGGTAAGGTTCCTGAGAAAGATTTGAAAACATACATGCTCAGTGCTGTGTAGGTTACCCATGTACCCACAAAACAGGGCAGAGGATTCTTCAGATTGTGGCTTGCTTTtgttctcccctttctttccatgGATGCTCAATTGGGTTTGGATCTTTGGAATTTGGAGGCACAAGTTAAAGTTGTTCCCTTAGCTCCCTGAGCCGTTCCAGAGTAGTTTTTGCATTGTGGTGAGACACAACTTCCTGCTGGAATACTTTAAAAAGTTGTTACTCCAGTTACAACCGCAGATGTGTGTACGTGCTGGAggccttctgtttttctttcagctgctccctttagagGTCGCTATAGCAGATGATCTGCCTCCTCctttgcatgtcctccttcacttcaCATTCCTCTGTTCCTTGTGCCTGACAGCTTCTCATGTCCAAACTATCTCAAACTGGCCTCTCTAGCTCATTAAGGATGTAGCAATACATAACCAAAAGAAAATGCAGTTAAAAATCAGTAAAGAAGGCCGACACTGTAAACAATACAGTagatactgtatataaaagttTATGATGCTACTCgtggggtgggggtgtgtgCTTAGTCTGGTGGTGTATAACAAAGTCGAGGTgactttacattttaatgaaacaaTCAATATATTTCCATTCACCTGTCGGTGGCTGATCTGCATGTCACTAAAAATCCCATTCAGCTCTCTCCTGGTGTGCCTGCTTTACTTGAATCCGTCTCACCCCACAGAAACTGAACCACTTCCTCCCGAGCTGCAGCCTCTCATGGCTGCAGATGATGACGAGGGTTCGGAGGTCAACGCCACTGACCCGATTGTGCGGCTGTTCCTGAAGAGGCAGCGACGGATGAAGGAAGTTAAGAAACGCAGGGAGGCCGGCGTGCTGGAGCGACTGCAGCGATTTGCCGTGAAGAAGTATTACACAATACGCAGAGGGTGAGTGCTGAGCTCTCTGAGAACGCACAGATGCAGACAAAGTGTAGAAAAACCAACTAAACAAACACGCGAACTCTGCATTTGTCTTCCAGAATCCTGATGACGGCCATTGCAATGAGAAACCTGGCAGTGGGTCTGCCTCCGCTCGAGCAGCTGACGAGGGAAGTTGCCTACGCCAACATGAAGGAACCTCAAGCAGAAGCCAGTCAAGACGAACGGCTCAAAGATGAAGTCGGTCATGCAGAACTTTAATGCCACTGAGGCCAAAAAAAATACTCGGTGAACTGCCTGTAGGTGCTGGATGACACATTCCCATcaatgtgagtgcgtgtgtgtccgCACTGTTACTACTGGACTGTTACTACACTGGGACATCACTGCCCGGAGATCACAgcgtcttttttttcctgttttctcttctgaaaCATTTCAGATTACGTCCAAATGTAAAGTCACTACGTGGTTAGAGCTTTTGTTAATGaccgttttttaaaaaaaagtgttgttcTTAAAAATAAGTGCGCTTAAACAGATACCAGGCATTATTTTCTAGAggagcatatgtgtgtgtgcaaaaatgCTAATGCTGTTTTGAATGACAGAAGTGAAGCAGGTGGAAGCATGTGACTGAATAGGAAGGGTTTTATGTTTCAAAGGGACAGATCTCAGTGAACAGGATCCCTGTGGTCAAAAACTCCTCTTCCTTTTCTGTTTATCTGCCAGCTCCAACTAGATTAGAACAATTTGAGATAAATTATGTTTACAAATATTCATGATACTTCAGTCAGTTTAACGTTCTAACCAGCTTTGGTACAGTGCAAGGGAGAAAagtcttttctgtcatttttcttATGGAGATCTATTGATGAAAATAAATTTTGATATTGAAATGAGTCTGACGACAAGCTTGCGGAAAATAGGGaattctttttccttttattggTGTCAGTATTGTACACATTACCCTTCATAAAGTGCTACAGCAGACGTCCAGTGTTCACTGTAGGCTGGCATTATGGCACAGAATGACACACGGCacacaatataaatacatataaatctACAACATGGATTTCCAGGCAATGATTTGCTAAGACACACAATCACAATCTCTTCATTATTCAGGAGTTGTTTGGCTACAAATGTGTAGTGGAGGTCCAGTCACgtcaaaaacccccaaaactatTAGGTTATTAATTGCTGTCTGAAGAGTGTCCAGTGACAAAGTTTCATCAAAAGCTACCAGTCATCAAAGGGTGttagattttaaagttttacatgAAATAAATTCCAGGCAGCAAGATAAAGACAAAGTTTTGTGTTTCATATCATATTGCACTGTTATTTTACTGGCTGTAAGTCTGCTAAATCACCATCTGTCTGCAAAATGAAACACTTTGCATCCCTTTTACGGCGGCGCCAACTATGCTTCCAGTTACCACAACTTAACTGACCCTCGATTATATTTGTGATTTAAACATTAATACAAGTACGTTAGTGTTAGAGATGGGTCACAAATAGTTTccataaaacaaatgaacacGATCTGCAAAGTCATGCACAAACAATAAGTGAGAAATCTACGTGTACCTACAGCTTTTACacacatttcttatttttttctctgctggGTTGAGAACTAGAGGCTCTCTTATCATCCAAGTCGGTGGTGTGCGTTTAAGATGACGACAGAGCAAACCCTTAATTTCAAAAGGCTGAGAttccctgttttttttaatgtgggaAGATCTGCTGAGGGAACGGAAAATGCAAGTGAAGCCAAAGTAATTGCACCGTTCCCATCTGCGTCTACTAGTCAGCTGTGGCACATATTTCAGTCTTTGTCACTTCATCATAGCGAGCTCACTAGCACGAATATCAACACTACAGTACTTCTCACGGACTTCATGAAAGACGTGAATATCACAGCCAGAGTCTGTTTAAAAAGTCAATCATTTCCACCCTAACGTCTTGCTGTCGGCTCCACCAAAACGCACAAACACCCTCTTCAgtccctaaaaaaaaaaaaaaaattcacccaCTGCACTCCCACAGCAGGCTCCTTTTGGCAGCtcgaaataaacagaaacaccaCATCACTGGAGATAAAATAGAGAAGGGCACCTCCCTGTTTGCAGGCCATGATCCAACAATCTCCTCAGTCTAACCCTGTGCTTTAGACGCCAGAAATGCTCCTGTGCGTCTGGCACACTAACCCTTTTTCAGTTCATGAGAGTGCAAGGGTCATTCAGAATACATTGTAGGGtgactaaaacaaacaaaccaaaaaaagagtACAATCAGGTCCGTTGCTCTTATGAGCCTCACATTTCTAATTCCAGTTGATCCTCTGTTAATTTTGCTGGTTACGTTTTTTACGAAATAAAGTTAGTTACAATATATCAAGctctgttttttctgaaaatagGCCTGTGTGCTTCAACACATCCAAGTAACCAGTCAAACAGTTTCACTTCATTTTTACAGTGGAGAGTTTGTTAGTGGACAACGGATAATATAGCGTTTATGCTTTAAAATGTGCTGAGTCCAGGCGTCCTttcttacaaaaataaaacaatggatTCTCGTTATTTGCTTTGGAAGATGTGAAGGGCTCAGTGTGTCCTAACGTGTTACGTTCTTCATGAAGCACACCTAAAAtggtgcaggaaaaaaaagaagcatccCGTTTGTAGTGACGTCCCCTCAGATTCGGCTTGGAGGCTCTACCTTGGCTGAAGATCTGGGTAGTAAACTCCGTGCACCACGCCTTCGATCACAACGTTAGAAAATTCATCTGAAAAggtgaagaagaaagaaaaataggtCAAACAAAGAATGAGTACATTGTGTTTTAAATGGAGAAGAAAGGAAAGCCTTTTAAGATGTTATGTGTGAGCGGCCTAAACACACCGTGTCCAGCCGGCAGCAGGTAGgggtctctcagaaacagcatGACCGGCTGATGTGAAAGTTTACtaaaagagaggaagaaggagaAATCAGGAGGTCTGTGCCAATCAACCCGAGTGAAGTTCAAGTGTAGAGCAAATAGTTACTTATGTTTTAACTGGTTAAAGTGCAGATTAAGAACGTGACctgtgggaggaaaaaaacaactcaccTCGACTCCAGTGATTCTGTATCAAACGAccttaaagaagaaaaataaaagttatgCCACATAGCCCTCCACGACCCTGGGAACAAGCGCAAATGCCACAAACTGGTCTTTTATTCTAAAGTAAACCAGCAGTTTACACTCACCCACAACTTTCTGTTTTTGGCACTGAAGGAAAATGGCGGATGTTCAGGAAATCCAGGAATATCTTTGGAAGGACCTCGTTTTCCATAATTATAGTCTAACAGAACAAAAGCAAATTTCAGTGTGTACGCAGCACCAAAACGAAGCACTCCAGGGGCGAGTTTGAATCCATTTAACTTCTTTATATCTGAGACAAACAGCCCTGACAGGTTGAGGGAATGTGAGTCCAAATACCTGCAGGTAGAGCTCCAAGCCATGTCTCCTCTGCTCCAGGACCTTGGGAACCCAGTTTCTCACATGTTTCGAGGGGATCTCGGGTGGCTTTATGGTCTTCTTCAGCTGGTGGGATTTAAAAGTGTTACACAAATGTGTACAGTTGCTTCAAAGTTATGTGCACAGTTAAACTATTTTGCCCAGAAGAAAACCAACGGCAAGTCTGACGTCAGTCTCACAGAGTTCCTGTCTGACGCAGTGTCAACTCTCTCAttcaatgaaagaaaaataagaagacCTTCTACATACTCTCTCTCACCTAACAAATTTACCTTTGCGGAGGATTTTGCTCAACAAAAGTGCTAGCATAACATTTTCTTTGGATGCATTTAAAAGCACATATTTTAAAGCTGGATGTCACCGAACAAACCACACGAAACCAGAAGACATTTATTTAATTGATTTCACTAATAagcttttgtattttaaatgacttttcatcaaatgcaaagaaagatgcccaaatTTATACCAAATTTTGGGGTCACTTGCTGAACAAACCACATCGAAAACAGAAGAACAAACGTTTAGCTCTGAGAAGCTGCTCATAGTTAACTGGTTTGGAACATTTCAGCTAATAAGCTTTTGTATGTTATGCCCTCTCTGCAACTCCTTACTCTCCTTGCAGTTGCAAATGCAACCGTTTTTGGGTGTTTCCTGGGCTTATTGCGGTTTATCAGCCCTGATCATTTGTAGATAAAGGCAGAACTGAAGTCAACTTGTTAAGGGAAAACTTGTGAGGCGTCCGCCACGgcggggaagtggtggggagatggaCCTCCAAACCTGAGggctgagatgtccccagagaggtgaaGCGTCTTGGAAAACAGACACAGGCACGAACTTTCATCATgttattttaaaactgaaaatatttagtaatttaaaataaaatccttaAAAATGTCCATTTTGGATTACTGATATTATAGAACAATGACCAAGAAAACAGTGGGACCATAGTGTGGTTATTACTATTATAAAGTAATTATTAGTCATTTAAAAATAGCCTATGACTATCTAAATTGTGTATTTTATCAAAGAttctttaaatgtttataaAATAATAAGTAAAAAACAATTTGAAAAAGTGTC contains the following coding sequences:
- the ggcx gene encoding vitamin K-dependent gamma-carboxylase yields the protein MEAGDATAGAFVRRDGDDQTAKDQHKAPKREQTPTRSKMEQIFGFKKEDLTSWHSFVSLLNRPTDPASLGIFRCLFGLLMVIDITQERGLSNLDYKYLDGAPVCRFPLFNFLQPLPLDWMYLVYVVMFLGASGIMLGCFYRLSCLMFLSTYWYIFFLDKTTWNNHSYLYGLIGFQLTLMDGNRYWSIDGLRRPSVRNAHVPLWNYTLLRAQIFIVYFIAGVKKLDADWVEGYSMSYLAHHWLFDPFKLILPVELVSLLVVHGGGLILDLTAGYLLFFDVTRPYAFFFVSYFHCMNSQLFSIGMFPYTMLATSPLFCYPDWPRNFFAHFPSFLRPVLPLTSPGSQPSPSCVYEEIQGSGTQQRQTPAAAKPSKLRLKHKLGAIFTVLYLMEQFFMPYSHFITQGYNNWTNGLYGYSWDMMVHSRSHQHVKITYKDRKTGETGYLNPGVFTQSRRWKDHGDMLKQYATCLHQYLPRYNISDPEIYFDIWVSINERFQQRIFDPRVDIVRAEWSPFKPNKWLMPLLVDLSPWRTKFQEIEGSLDNQTEIVFIADFPGLHLENFVSEDLGNTSIQVLQGQVNVEIVEEKKNYTLQPGEQIKVPAGAYHKVYTVSEDPSCYMYVYVNTTEAALQKNFTKLYEIQERVRNGTETEPLPPELQPLMAADDDEGSEVNATDPIVRLFLKRQRRMKEVKKRREAGVLERLQRFAVKKYYTIRRGILMTAIAMRNLAVGLPPLEQLTREVAYANMKEPQAEASQDERLKDEVGHAEL
- the snx24 gene encoding sorting nexin-24; its protein translation is MHPVRVSIPSFRSENSSVEKGYTVFKIDVLMNGRQHTVEKRYSEFHALHKMLKKTIKPPEIPSKHVRNWVPKVLEQRRHGLELYLQTIIMENEVLPKIFLDFLNIRHFPSVPKTESCGSFDTESLESSKLSHQPVMLFLRDPYLLPAGHDEFSNVVIEGVVHGVYYPDLQPR